CAGACTATGCATTGTGGCACACACGATTGGGACATGCTTCCATCACCAAATTGAGGTATATACCTTTTCTTAGACACCATCCCTTGCCAGTTGATAAAATATGTGTCACTTGTCTAATGTCTAAGTTTGCTAAACTCTCATTTGACTTGAGTAATTCACATGCTTCTGATAAGTTTCAACTGATACATGTTGACACGTGGGGGCCTTATAGAGTGGCTACAAGAGGAAAATATAAACATTTTCTCACCATAGTTGATGATTACTCTAGAGTTACTTGGGTATATCTCCTACATCAGAAATCAGATTATCTTGCCACCATGAAATCCTTTTGCAACTATGTTGGTGTGCACTTCAAACGGAATGTACAAACCATATGGTTTGATAATGTAGCAAAGTTTGGTAATGTCAACTGTCGACAGTTCTATGCAGACAATGGAATAATACACCAAACCTCATGTGTCAATCAACCATAGCAAAATGCTCGTGTGGAACGACGTCATAGATATGTGCTTGAAGTTGCTAGATGCCTTCATTTTCAAGCTGGTCTGCCATTGGAACACTGGGGTGAGTGTGTCCTTGCTGCTGTTTATTTGATTAATCGACTTCCAACACCAGTTTTGGAGAATAAAACACCATAAGAGACCTTGTTTGACGAACCACCGGATTATGATCGTGTAAAAGCCTATGGGTGCCTTTTCTTTGCTGCGAACCCATCTCAAAATGGTGATAAATTCGGCCCAAGGGGAGTCCCGTGTGTCTTTGTTGGATACCCGTTTAATCAAAAGGGCTATACTCTGTTGGATTTGACAACCAAGAAGACATTTGTCTCTCGTGACGTGATCTTTCATGAGTCGATTTTTCCTCTCAATAGTGCAAGTTCAGATTCTTATATACAACCTACGCCTGTGAAGATGCCTCAGCCTAGTGCCTACTGCCATGATGATATAGTGTTTGAGGATGTGCAGCCAACTGATGAGACAAAAAACAATGATTCATACACATCACCACCCGAATAGGAGATCCTCTCGAGTCTTTCATAAGCCTGCTTGGTTGGGAGATTATGTGAACAGTGTGCACACAACTGCAAATGCTGTAAGCGTTGTTGACATGGTGATAAATGATCATTTCCAGTGTTTCTCAGCAAACTTGACAATTAACAATGATCCTACCAGTTTTAAACAAGCTGTGCAAAGCGAGAATTGGAGAGAACCATGAATAGTGAGTTAACAGCCTTGGAAGAGAACAACACTTGGAAAATTACTAAACTTCCCCCAGGCAGGAAAGCCATTGGATGCAAGTGGCTCTTCAAAACTAAGTACAATCCTGATGGAACGATTGAAAGATACAAATCAAGGCTCGTGGTTCTGGGATGCAAACTGATTTGTGGCATTGATTATGCAGAAACATTCGCACACCAGTGGCGAAATTAATAACAGTTCGTGCTCTCTTAGCTATGGCTGCAATACAAGGCTGGGCAACAGTGCAAATGGACGTGTCTAACGCATTCCTGAACGGAGATCTTAATGAAATTTTCTATATGAAATTTCCCTAAGGGTACAGTGGCATGGGATCGCAAATTATTGCTGAGTCTGTCCATGCTGCAAATTGGTCAACTGGCGAATAGGTGTGTCAACTGGCGAATGGGTGAGTGAGACAAGTGGCACACCACTCACAAATCCTCATCCTTATCAAAGACTCGTTGGAAAACTTATATACTTGACAGTGACACGTCCAGATATTGTGTTTGCTGTGCACATCTTGAGCCAACCATCTTCAGGCAACAATGAAATTACTTCGATATTTGGGAGACAATCCGTCTCAAGGTGTTCTCTTATCATCTGCATCTCGCCCCTCAATACAAGCATACTCAGACAGTGATTGGGCGGATTGTCCGGTAACTCGTCGATCAACATCTGGTTTTTGTTTGCTTTTGGATGACTCAGGGCAATCCCGCCTTTGGGGAATCCCTCCTTTGAAGTGAAAGATGCAAAAGATCATCAGAAAGGATACAACCCCTTTCTCTTTATGATATTCCAGCCTTGGCAAACAAAGAAACAACAAGTTGTAGCTCGTTCGGTATCGCTCCATGGCACTTACAGCATGTGAAAAAACGTGGTTATCTACTCTCCTGAAAGACATGGGCCTCTTCTCCTTACCACCTGCAGTTCTGCATTGTGATAACATGGCAGCACTCACTATTGCTGCCAACCCAGtgatgcatgctagaaacaaacACATTGAAGTGGATTGTCACTTCATATGCGACAAAGTAAAGGCTGGCGATATTAAAACTTCTCATGTGCCTTCTGGGTCTCAACATGCAGACATACTAACAAAGCCACTATCAGTGACCTCTACCCCTGCGTCTCCAGCTTAGCCTGAAGGGGAGTAATGGAGATTATGTACGTTGCTGCTGTGCCACCTTGCATGCCACATCACTATTCTCTCAAAAACCACCTCTAGGACCACATTCTCGTAATTGTCTCTTTTATCCTTCTTGTTAGCTTAAGTACTCTGATAGTATAAGGACATGGTTGTCTTTCTCTATTCCTAATTTGTTGGTTGCTATATGTAAAGGAAGATGTATGGATTAAAGGCATTATTGAATGATCATAATTTTGACGTTAAGGCATGTATTAAAAAATGAAGCCCAAACATAAAAATTAAGGCATGAATAAAAAGATGATGCCAGATATTAAATTTGCTATCTGATCCTCAATTATCTGACACAATCTAATTAAAATGAAATTAAATTGAAAGGTTGGAGATTATTTTGGTAATTTCCGCAAAAAAATTTAAGTTATTTAAAAATCCTATCATTGACTTCTATACGGATAAAACGATGAATGCTAAAGTACAAAATTGGATATAACATTAATTTAAAAATACAGTAAATGTCTTCCAGTAAAGAAATGTCTGCAAATTGGACTTTCTTATAGATCAAGTTGCTGAAAATTTAAACAAAAAACTTTATTACTTTAAGGCAAAAAAGCAAAGAAAAAATGTCTACAAAAATGTACGATGATCAATTCTGTACATGTTGCAGTCAGTAAAAAGGCTGAAGCATCAATCCTGCCTCATAATCCCCCTAAACGAGAAGTGAGATCAAGGAATATATCCTCTCTGCATGGTATTGTAAGTCCACCATTTGGATGATGAAAACCATATTCTTCCTCTGCTTGACTCAAcaagttctgaaaagaagatttatttaagaatgataatgggaTCACGAATCGCTTCTTTTCTTGTTCTCCAACATAGACTTCACAATAACCTTTTGGTACATCTGACCCTTTAGAACCTGTGTGCCTGGCACTGAAGGAAGATCGTCGAATAATTTGTTTAGCTTGATTAATAAGAGGCATACGAATAGCCATGGCTGTCAAGAATGAATGAAAATAGGCTTTGTAAATGCTTAGACATTTGAAACAAAGTTCATTGTAATTATGTAAAAGTTATCATATAGAAATCGGAAAATCTCTGCTGCACTAGCCTTTTTGATCTTGGGCATGAAAATTCTTACTGCAGAATAAAAGGCCTTCTTTAGTGCAAGGATTTTCGTATTTGCAGATATATTTTCATTTGGGGATGATCGTTTTACTGATGTGTAAAAGAATCGACATTGCTCGAAATTCGCAAGTAAAAGATATTTTACGACTTGTTGGAAAATTTGAAGTTTTGTCAAACTCCTAACATTTGGTTGCTCAGTTCTTTGTTACCTCTATTCTTTATCACTAATGAACTTTTAACAACTGTGTAAAACTATATTTTCCGGATTTCACATCTCTGCAAATGGGACTTTCTTATAGATTTTGCTGAATGTTTCAACTGGAAAAATTCTTACAGAGAAACCCTAGTTATTACTTTAGGGCAAAAAATTTCAACAAAAAATTTTTTATAGATCAAGTTGCTGAAAATTTTACCAAAAAAATTTCTTATATGAAAGAAAGTAAAGCCAACCCTAGTCATTACTTTAGGGCAATAAAGCAATGAAAAAATGTCTACAAAAATGTGTGATGATCAATTCTGTACATGTTGGAGTCAATAGAAACTAGAAAAGGCTTGACTCATAATCCCCAAGTATCATTGAGCAGTCCACAAGGACCCCTAAAACTCAAAACCCTACAACAGAATCTCACTCCATTCAGATCACTACTATACGACTGAATGGAGAAAACTTTCTACGCTGGTCTCAGTCTGTTCGCATGTACATCCATGGCAGGGGTAAAATTGGTTACTTGACAGGGGATAAGAAAGAGCCTGATGCAAAAGATGCCACCTATTCAATGTGGGATGCAGAGAATTCTATGGTTATGACTTGGCTGGTGAATTCAATGGAGGAGGATATAAGTTCCAACTATATGTGCTACCACACAGCAAAGGAGCTTTGGGATAACGTCAATCAGATGTACTCTGATTTAGAAAATCAGTCTCAAGTGTATGAGCTGACTTTGAAGCTTGGAGAAATCCGCCAAGGTGAGGATAATGTTACTAAGTATTTTAATTCCTTAAAACGTCTTTGGCAAGATTTAGATCTATACAATAATTATGAGTGGAAATCTCCAGAGTATTGTAATCACTATAAGAAAACGGTGGAGGATAATCGTATTTTTAAATTTCTCATTGGTCTTAATGTTGAGTTTGATGAAGGCAGGATAACTGCTAGGAAAGTCGTCACCTAGTAATGCTTGGAAAAAGGAATCTCATAAGTACAGTTGAGAATTCTGCTCTTGCACTTGGTACTAATATTGGACGAGTTGATTCTAAAAGGACTGATGAGAAGCCTCGTATTTGGTGTGATCATTGCAACAAACCACGTCATACACGTGAAACTTGTTGGAAGATTCATGGAAAACCAACAAATTGGAAGGGTTCTCATGAAGGCCGATTCAACCGTTCTCCCGCTGCACACGAGGCAAAATCTGTTACACTTAATGAAGAGCATGTCACTAATCTTTTAAAGCTGTTAAACTCTAATCCAGGCTTATTAACTGCTCCCAATGCTTCTGTTGCGCAAACAGGTAATGAAATAAAAGCCTTATCTTCTTATTTTCCTCATCATTCTACCCCTTGGATCATTGACTCGGGGGTTTCAGATCACATGACCAGTTCTTCTTACTTATTTCATACTTATAATCCTTGTTCTGGTCATGAAAAATTCGTATCGCAGATGGCTCATATTCTGCAATAGCTGGTAAAGGTTTGATTAATCTATCTAAAACCATTTCCCTTAAATCTGTTCTTCATGTCCCAAAACTTGCATGTAATCTCTTGTCAGTTAGTAAGTTATCCAGAGATTCTAATTGCCGTGTTATATTTTGTGAAACTCACTGTATATTTCAGGAGCAGAGTTCGGGGAAGATGATTGGCAGTGCTAAGTTGATAGATGGTCTCTACTATTTTGAAGATGCCTTCAAGAATAAAGAAGCTCGAGGTTTCAGTAGTATCAATTCTATCCCTAATAAAGATCAGATTATGCTTTGGCATTACCGACTAGGACACCCTAGTTTAAGAGATTTGATTGCTCTAAGTTCTTTTGCGAAAGCTGCATATTATCTAAAAATCATAAAACTCTTTATCCTTCCAGACCCTATCAAGCCTCTAAACCATTCTACTTAATACATAGTGATGTTTGGGGTCCCTCTAGAATTAAAACTTATACCGGTAGGAGGTGGTTTGTCACATTTACTGATGATCATACTCGTTTATGTTGGATTTATTTGATGAGTGAAAAATCTGAAGTTGCAGACTTGTTCACGAATTTTTACTCAATGGTGGAAACCCAATTTCAAACTAAAATTGGAATTCTTCGTACTGATAATGGAACCGAGTATTTTAAAAGAGTTCTTACAAgttttttgaaagaaaaaggCATTCAACATCAATCTACTTGTGTTGATATGCCTCAACAAAATGGCATCGCAGAGCGAAAAAATAAGCATTTACTTGAAGTTGCACGTGCAATTATGTTTTCTATGCACGTTCCTAAATATCTATGGGGAGAAGCAATTTTAACTGCATCTTACTTAATTAATCGTATGCCTACACGTGTTTTAAACTATGTTACTCCTCTTGAACATTTCAAAAAGTATTTTCCCGAGTCACGTATTTTGTCAGGCATTCCTCTTAAAACATTCGGGTGCACTGTCTATGTTTACTTATCCAATAAAGAAAGGTCAAAACTTGATCCTAGGGCTGAAAAATGTGTTTTTATTGGTTATGCCCCAAATAAAAGAGGATATAAGTGCTTTAACCGAAAATTGAGAAAAACCACAATATCTATGGATGTCATTTTTCTCGAACATCAACCGTTTTTTAAAAAGGGTTTACTTCAGGGAGAGGAACAAGAGCAAACAAAAGAAAATTTTTGGGATATGATGCCCACTCCTTTACCTAAAATTGTGGATAATGACATATTATCATATAAAGAGGATGTTGTTATGCCTCTCACTACTGGTAAAACTGGAAATCCTTGCATTGATATTCCAAGTATAACTGATTCTTTAACAGGGGGAGAAATACTATCTAAGGTTCCTATGGAACGGAGTACAGAGCTTCTGGTTTATACAAGGaggaaaaattatcaaaaaagtAGAGAACCAGATATCCCTTCTGCACAAGTCCATTCAACAATCCCGGACATTGAATCTGAAAATACAGGTACTTCACATATGCCTTTACCTAGTGTTGTTAACAGTCCAGCTAGCCTTTCTCCAACTTCTAATAATTTGTCTGATCCAAATATTGCTTCTGATGATCATAATATTCCTATAGCAATCAGGAAAGGAAAGCGTTCATGTACTAATCATCCTTTGTCCAAATATATGTCCTACGGTAAACTCTCAAAAAAACATAGTTCTTTTACATCAAAAATTTCTAATCTGTTTGTGCCCAGAAACATTCAGGAAGCACTTAATGATCCAAATTGTAGACCGGCAGTGATGGAAGAAATGAATGCTCTAAGAAAAAGTGAGACTTGGGAAATTGTTGATCCACCTAAAGATCATAAAATATTTGGATGTAAATGGGTGTTTACGGTAAAATGTAAAGCAGACGGAAGTATAGAGAGATACAAGGTAAGATTGGTTGCAAAAGGGTTTACTCAAATATATGGAGTAGACTATCAAGAGACTTTTGCTCCGGTCGCTAAAATAAACTCTATCCGAATATTATTGTCTCTAGCAGCTAATTTCAATTGGCCTTTACA
This sequence is a window from Apium graveolens cultivar Ventura chromosome 9, ASM990537v1, whole genome shotgun sequence. Protein-coding genes within it:
- the LOC141683621 gene encoding uncharacterized protein LOC141683621, which encodes MYIHGRGKIGYLTGDKKEPDAKDATYSMWDAENSMVMTWLVNSMEEDISSNYMCYHTAKELWDNVNQMYSDLENQSQVYELTLKLGEIRQGEDNVTKYFNSLKRLWQDLDLYNNYEWKSPEYCNHYKKTVEDNRIFKFLIGLNVEFDEGRITARKVVT